In Mugil cephalus isolate CIBA_MC_2020 chromosome 11, CIBA_Mcephalus_1.1, whole genome shotgun sequence, the genomic window GCCTCAGTTGTAGGTCCATGTGCACCCACACAGAAATTTAACTAAACGTTGAGCTCACAACGGCTGTACTTTGGTCTGAAATACGTTTTCTAATTCATGACTCAGAGGTTGGACAAGCACAGATAATTCATTCTCCTACTGCTTCCAATGCTCTCTCTATTCAGATTAGTCAGGTGTGGGATCAGTAAAAGTATGACACAGCTGATGAGCTGCCAGCTACGTGAATAATTACAGAACAACCAAAAAAGTGTCAAAACCCTGCTGTACTCTACCTGCTGGACATGATTTGGCAGATGGAAAAGGTTAGAGACTAGCTTGTAAACATGTTGTACCATTCAGCTGATAATCAACCAAATAATTCCCTCTGAAATTGGTAGAGCCAAAAATAGAACACAAACAAAGGTGGTTATCGGACTAACATCTgccaaggagaaaaaaaaacaaaaagataatgTTGTTCTGCATCTCATGCATAAATATAGGACTGTTTGTATGGCAACCAAAACCAtacttttgtgtcattttaaaggGGCACGAACCAGATCGTCTACTCcatgtgtttcctcttttaacaggaaatatGCTCTCTCGTGGTTGGTCCTTCTCCACTCCTAGCAGCTTAACAGGATTAAAAGGGTCATGCATCGTCATTCCTTGCAAATTCACCTACGACAACAACAAGCCCTCTGACCTCCGAGTTTTATGGTTCTTGTATCAGAGCAATCAATACCCAGCTGTATTTAACCCAAGAACAAGCAATGTTATTAGCAAATATAATGGGATAACCAGCCTGGTTGGATCTGTGGCAGAGAATAATTGTAGTCTTAAAATCGAGAGGCTGGAGATGTCACACAACCAGGACCGAATCTACCCATGGATAGATAAGAACCCCATTACTTCCTACCACACAATGGGCCACACGTTTTATGACAAAACCACTCAGCTAACTGTTGAAGGTAagtgttcattcatttcatatttttcgGTCAGTATCTAAATAAACATACTGAGCCAAAAGTGCAGTCATTTCCTTAACATTTCTTTCATGGTTATTTCAGAAAGAATGTGTTCTTGGCAAATCCATGACATCAAAGTTATAGTCTCTACTCTGTGACTCAAATATGGAATCagtattactttttatttgtgattaCTAAATGTACTTACCAGCGATTACAAGAACAGAAGTTCCTCTTTCACTTCTGCTCTCTCTCATTATTTTGATTACTTAGAACATGCACAGGAACCTCAGCTGAGCATCAGTGGTATCCCCAGGGTGggagagcagagcacagtgtcCTGCAGTGTGCGCCATACATGCCTATCAGCTCCCCCGACCCTGACCCTAAATGGTGTAACTGGAACAGACAACATGGTGGACACACTGGTGTCTGATGGGATTTGGGAAAGAACCTTAGAGCGATCGTGGACTGTAGAAGAAGAGAACCAGAATGTGAAGTGTACTGTTAGCTACCCAACTGGAGGTCAGACAGCTGCAAGTGAGCTTCCACTAAATGTTGAATGTAAGTATAAGATCAGATGCTACTTTTAACTTGAACCAAATTTGGCCATAGCTCTAAGCCTCACTGTCACATTTCTGCTCAGGTCCATACGAAGAAATCAAAATGGTCGAACCACCAGGCGAGACAACAGAGGGTGTGGCAAAGAGTGTCATTTGTTCTGTTACTTACAAGTGCAAGAAAAATACTCCAACCATCAGGTGGAACTACGAAGAGATGCAGAGttcattaaaaaccaaaaagatGCCTGACAATAAATACACCACAGTATCAAATCTCACTTTTATTGGCTCTATGGATGATGATGGTAAACCTTTGACTTGCACTGCTAAGTTTGTTTCCGGAGAGACCTCAGACTCAGCCAGTCTTCATATAAAGAGTGAGTTCCTATTGCCGCACAGTTGTTACTAAGTAGTTTAACACAAGATGCAGGACACAACTTAGCTTCTTTGTGGAGATAAGTCGTGAAGGTGTGTTGAATGAAGCAGGCAGTCAGTTAGTTTTgcttaacttagcttagcacaacaTCATGGTTGAGGTCATAAATCTTATCTGAACATTATAAGTAGCTTAACTTGCTTTTTAATCCGTAGTGCTAAAATGACAATTGTTgtcatttatgttttagtttctaATAAATTCATTGGATGTAACGTGGTCAGTTGTGACACTTTAGAGATGATGCCAAGTCTAATATGATATCTTTTCACAAatctgtttcctcctttgttaCACATGAATCACAAGTAACTGGCTAATGAGAATGAACAGATCAGAATATTTtctaaaactgaaaactaaagaAGATTTAATTTCTAAactattgtctttttttcagaaTACGAGAAACCAGTTGATCCTCATGAAAATGACAGTAGGTgtatttctctcctcttttaaaAGTCATCCCTCTGTCACAAGAGGATtcattgtttctgtcttctgttgGCAGCGTTCTCTGTTCTGGTGGCCGACGTTCCCTTCAGATTCAGCGCCCTGCCCCGGTCCTGTGTGGTGATTCCCTGCAGTTTCCAACACGAACAGGACGAGCCTATGACTCGAGGCATTTGGtccaaaaaaaaggggggagttGTCTACCATAATGGTCAGAGTCATGTACTTGACCACTTTAAGGGCCGAACCAGAATGTTAGGAAATTTGAATGAGGGGAACTGTTCACTGGAGATTGACGACATCAAGCCCTTTGACAACGGGCCTTTCTGTTTCCATGCTGAAAAAGGAGATGACCAGTACAGATTCaacaacagctgtgtttttgttgttatgaaAGGTCTGGTGACACTGTTACCTGTCCGAATATTCAAATATGCCAAGCGATTTGATTGTTTGCTTCCTAagcttttgtcttcttctttgttttccatGCTCAGCTTCCCCAGGAAAACCAGAGATGACCACAATCCCAGCAGAAGTGGATGCTGATTCAACCTTGACCGTCTCATGTTCGGTTACACACACATGTCCGTCACATGCTCCCCAGTTTTCATGGAGTGTCCCCAGCATCACCAGTGATGTCTCACACACCTTGATGTCTGGAGGGGTCTGGCAGACCACTTCAACCATCACTTTCAGGGCTGCTGGAGTCAGAAACCTAACCTGTACTGCCACCTTTTGGCCTGAAAATCAACAAGCCAGCACAGTCCAGCTGAATGTGAAGGGTTAGAGCTCAAAGTTCAtccaaactgtaaatgtaatgcAAATATCACATCCGTtgagctgtgtgttttctttgcatccCCAGAACCTCTGAGCTTTACTCCAGTCATTGCAGTCCCACTTGTAGTCCTGATCCTAATCATCTTAGCTGTGGTGTTAGGAGTCTTCATCTGCAGGAGAAGGTAGGGTAAAAAGATGTCAGTTTGCAATGTTAATGACTCACCACTGGACTTCGTTTTGAGTTGAAAATATGTTGTTTCCTGACCTACAGGAGGCACACTGAGGACTCAATGAAACCACCACCTCGACCGGAGAAAAGGCATGAACTTAAAAATACATGTGCACGATGTTTACTTATGTCATACATGGCACATAAGAAGGAGATTGTGATGGTACAGAGTGAACTTTATCAGCAAGTGATTCAAATTGCCACACTGTATTCTTTTTATCACGATGCATGAGTCAGTTGTATACAAGCATGACTTCAATGTGCTGAGAAAACTTTAAGTTTTAGTTGTCACTGACtttatattttcacaaaaaataataataataataataacacttaAATATCTGTCTCTGCAATTGAAACTTTCAGGAGATCAATGTGGGACAGATTGTCCAGGTAAGCTTTGTTTaagacagttttctttttaagtatTAGTATATGAGACACACGCAGTGATTACCTTTTTATCTTGTCtcacttaaaaaatatatatacacccATCAAAATGCACAGGAGATACGCTGAAGACAGGGAGAGACCCCCCAGGCCGGAAAAACGGTACAGCccgcttttttaaaataaataaatagacaaagGCACTGAGCAATAACACTGTTCTTTTCATACAGGAGGTCCTTGTGGAGCAGATTTTCCAGGTAAAAACGTCCTACAGCAAACATGGACTTTTAGTCctaaactgaaatatttcagagCTACAACCATACCTTTTGTTAAGCAGAATGGAGGACGATCGCATCTCATGGCAAAATGAGAGGAGACCCAGGTAGGTGCTCTTCAGTGCTTCTGGGTTAAGATGCGATTAAATAAacggtttcattttttaaaaattgccATCTTATTTCAGGAATTCTTTCTGGAGCAGATTTTCAAGGTACCTCTTCCTCTGTTAGACAAAAAGACCGGACATCaactgaaaatataatataaatgaaatgttttttactCTTGCAGGCGCCAAGACAACGTTGCGAACGTCAGCGTGGGCTATTTGTAAGTGTTTGTCAGTGTTCCTCAACTATTGTAACAGTAAGCACCGACAGAAGCTGATGTGTTGTgatttccttctcctcctacaGAAACAACACCAACACTGTAATCACCCACACCCATGGCTCCAAGCCACGCTTTCCATCCCCAAAGAAGTGTGTTTTTCCGACCACATGTTACTTTACATGACAgacatttgtctttctttttacttgtatATTGATATCATGTTTCCTCTTGTGTTCCAATCCAGTAACCGGAAGAAGCCTCACAATGTCAGGCCTGAGGTGAGTAGTGTGGTGTGGAGGAGTAACACTTGCATCATCAATCATGAATTAAAGGCATTTGTTTCATGGGCCTtgactatatataaaatattaaattaaaccagtggctaattttaaaaataatctttcAGATTCTGagtcaaatcattttttataGAAGTGAAAAGCAACTTTATTGACTTTAGACTGGATCATTAGTATGTAAGTACAGAGCAGCAGTGTTACATTGAGTGATTAACAGGTCAAGgctgagaaatatatataaataaatgagtacattttttttgtatccgtattttgtgtgtgtgctgaataACTTGTTACTGACTAAGATTTTTGTCCTTCGTATTTACTACAGGACTACCAACTGTATTCCAACATGTGAGCTCCGATAAGACGACTTCGAGACATCTTGGAAAATCTCGGGAAGAAGTCGCACGCTTCAGTGTTTCTTGCATTTTCTTGCTTCTTCACATCCAGACGTAGTATACTGTCTATCATGTGTATTTGATTGTGGGGAAGACGGCGCATTTAAATTTGATTTCCCTCAGGAAGAGCGACAGATGGAGGCAGGAGATTGTCTCCTTAATTTAACCTTCGCtaaacttcatttaaacttcctTACTTATatcaaacagaacaaaatgtcaTGGCTTATATTATGGAGACTCTCAATAAATATGCTTTTGCTTTATGATGCTAATACTCCTGTTACCTTTtatttaaacctccaaaaaattATCACAGTTAAGTAAGTAAGTTTATGTGTCAGGTACTTTAGATTTGTTTGTTGACTGcctaaatagctctttaaataaatgacaaatccCACCTCACATATTCATCTAGAATACATGTTACATGACTATAGAGAAATCACCATAAAGTCTCGCTGACTGAccttaaattggaaagagataTGTTTAAGTGATTTCATATCATCTCTAAATACCACATCTATAACATTTGgtaagaaaaactgttttccaATGTATCaataacatatattatgttGGGGCCAGTGTCCCTGTCTGTGTCCATATTAAATTAGgcaaagtcattaaatatgatgcgcaaaaaaataaataaataaaacatttaaaaatcttaatcaagagacattaaaaatgaccccaaagataataggagggttaaaatGACTTGATTTTTACAGAGGGCatcctttttttcattatcaCATTACTATAGGAGATTTAAAGCTGTAAACTTGAACGGagcattttgaaaacaaaactgtccCTCTTTAAATGGAAACCTTCGAGAAATGTCAGGTTTAATGTTCCGTTACATTGGCTctggtttttgttcagttttctgaAGAGTGTACGAGCTGCTTGATACGCAAATGGTCCATCAGGCATAGCACTGACAAATAAACTAGAATCAACCTCTGAAATAATCAAACTAAACCAACCACAACACCTTCAAACAACAAGTCATGACAGGTCAGGTTGGCTCATGCAAATCCATCTACATATTTGTAAATGGATGTGCAAAttaatacaaacacaacacatacaaatTAATTTGACTGCTGTTACATGTATGTTGATGCACTGACGTGCTTATTTTCCTGTGTAATTCAATGCGTTAGTGACTGAATCAGGGGCTCCTTGTGTCTGGTTTGGGCCCCAGTagaaaataactgacatttACGTTTTTGTCTATCATGTATCTAGATATGCTTCATCAAAAAACAGCGTCTTACCTTGTCTTAACAAAAAGGTGTTGCAAAATGGCAAGATAAACAGTAACAAGCTTTAGAAATCCACTGAGAGACAAAGCTCCACACTGGAGGTCCATTTGGAAGCACATTTCCAGGTCAGAACATCCAAAAgctttacttttaattcttttaattctCAACTTTTAATTCTCAACTGAAATACATAGTGAACCACAACGAGAGAGTAGAGGTTCATTTCcgtctgtttcattttcatttgctgaAGCACATTTTCCACCTTCTCTTAATTCCAGTGTAGATAGAAATCCCAGATATCAAATGGAACTGTAATAGACATGAAATGCTTTCAATCTTTGGAGGTGCCACAATAACACCAGGGTAACTGAAACAAGAAGCACAGAAAGAAATGATATTCTGATTAATTCTCCTCCCACAGTAACAGCACCAACACTCTAATCTGCTTCGGTCATTTCTCAGACTGCACTAACCATGCACAAAGATGTGAGTTTTCTGACAACCTGTTCCTGTGCTTCTCTAAATGACATGCTGTTCAACCATACAAGCTTCATTCAAAGTCTTTTGACGTCAGGttcatgaaaatgaattaacATGTGTGcaaattattttccatattcAAATTTGCCATGTTTTAATAATCCTTTCTgaacaggtgtttttttttctatatacttGAGCAGATTCAGTATTTGACTGATTCTGTTCAATATACCACagtatatgtaaaatatatgcagtatttatatattttatatatactgtgGTATTTTGAACAGAATCAGTTCCTTTGTAGAACCAGTAACGTGCACATTCATGAGTAGTTATACATTGCAAGGTTTAACTAGAAAAGTTATATTTCTTCTGAAGAGGctactttactttattttatttattttaatttgcattgtatatttatatatttgttcaaACTGTCCATACAGtagttttcatttacttttattccACATTGTgacattaaattatatatttatatataaacatcAGAACAGAGCTTATATGTGAGACAGGAccccaaaacacaaacaggctgTTCAGGttgattttgctttttatcAGTGGCACCAAACATTTTATCAATTTCAAACCATAATAGACTTTGGTTACACTGGCAATCGGAACAAAAACTGTGAAAGGGAATAACGTAGTTTgtactttcttttcattttaagctGCTACTCACAATTCTATGCAAAGCAGTTGCTACTGTATTCACGGGCAACATCTGAAAAGACGAAATGAACCagttacagaaaaagaaaaatcttattTTGAGGAGCTGCTTACTAAATCGTCACATCAATAGAAAGAGTGAGAACATAGGTGCAAGTACAATGAGCCAAGGCAAAGATAAAAAGTGGagaacatttctcttctttctttctccatcagctcagaaccaaaGAGATCAGTGGTGCCACCAGCAGCATGAGGCCAGCACTTGTACTGCTGGCACTGTTGCAGTTGTTGCCCTGACAGCAGCTAATTTCTGCTTGGAGCAGTGCTGGGACCAGAGTAGATTTTGTGTTCAGGCACAATGTCCTGGAGACACAGCCCTTCATGGTAATCTTTTCCCCACCTGCATTCACTGAGAGAATCCAGATCGTGTGAGTGGGTGGTCTTCAAGATTTCACTTAATACTAGAATCGACATTTCTCAAAGGGGTAAAAGAAACATGCAGTCTACGGATAGCAGGATAGGCACTTAGTGCAGGAGTCACGTTACCTGTTGCTGAGATGCAGTAGTCCTCATTTCCCTGGCAGTTTAATATTGTGTTGCAGTTTTCTCCGTCACAAGTGACGCACTTTTTACCGTTTGGATTGAGTGTGCTGGGctctgtgaaatgaaatataaGTTCTTATAACAATTTGAACCAAGGCTGGGTTACAAGCTAGGTACAAGGAAACAATGGGCGTTACCTGGGGCAGGTTGGGTGTTGCAGAGGTCGGTGTTGCAACACTTGCTGGTAACTACAGTTCTGGAGTCTCCAAAGTTGATTGAGTGCTCGACACACTCCTCAGACACCGCACATGATTTTGCATTGACATTTGCAGGAGCTGAACCACCTGCAACCAAAGAGCAGCAGTTATAAACCGGGCCAGAGACAATCACTAATTAGTACTACAGTGCACCGTACCTGAATAAGATGTCACTCTCACTGCAGCACACTGATTTGCTGGTGAAGGACACTGTGTTGTTGCTTCAGAGCAGGTTCCATCCAGTCCTGGTTTACACTCATAACATCTCAGGGTACTggctgatgaaacaaaaaatgagttCAAGATGAGTTAAATTCACTTCTCTAGTTCCCATTGTttttaaacaaatcattttaattagtaTGTTCGAGTTAACGtgctaattaaaatgttaagaaaTGCTACGATTCATACTGTATATGACTACATGCAAAGTGCAATTCCAAAGGGGTTTCTTtaaacaaagtaataaaaaaaaaagtcactgaatCATCTGAGCACAAGATGCAGACATCTGAGAAGAACAgcaataaacacaaaagcaaaaaaaaaaaaactgaaaatcaccttaaataaataaaaatacagaatactACTTACCTTCAGGGAGAAGCACAATCCCAAGGACCAGAGTGAAGAGATACATGTTGTGATGGTGAGCTACAAGTGAGTTTTAGTTTGATCTCTTAAAGGTATAAATAGTTCTCATGAGAAGGGGCTGGCTTCACCCTTCAAACCACACCTCCATTTACTGATAGTGACAACACCTGTCAATGAAAAATCCTTGACCATTTTGAATATGTATTTTCCTtcagtccagctcgggcctttctgggtggagtttgcatgttctctctgtgttcgcgtgggttctctccgggtaccgggcttcctcccacctccaaagacatgctcgttaggctgattggcgactctaaattgaccctaggtgtgcgtgtgagtgtgaatggttgtttgcctctgtgttagccctgccatagactggcgacctctccagggtgtaccccgcctctcgcccgatgccagctgggataggctccagcatcccccgcgaccctagtgcaggattaagcggtacggaagatgagatgtgattttccttcagtttttctcagtAGATTTACAACTAGACTTCCTTTCTACTATAATCTTGATGCGGATactattttacatttacatgcagtGCAAATGGAGTAAATAGTTTACTCTGAAGTGTAGGCTCATCTTATTTTCCCTATTGGCAAAGTAATGCTACCTCTGCAAACCTGGCAAAGTGTTCTgagtattaatttaaatttacataacCGATTGATTTAAAGTGTACTTTACACACTGCTAAATTAGAATATCAACATGCAGTCTACAGACAGAAGGATAGGCACTTGGTTACCAGGAATCACGTTACTAATCACGTTATTGTGTTGCACTTTTCTCCGTCACCAGTGAAGCACTTTTTGCCATTTGGATTGAGTATGCTGGGttctgtgaaattaaatgtatgttgttgttgttgtttttgttttgtttatttgttttttacaattTGAACACGCTAGGTTACAGATTGTTAATTGTCTGACTAGAATTTGATGGTCTTTAGTTGCATGAATGTGTGTACCCTGTGGTTCTGCTGTAAAAACCTAAACAATTTTAGTATCTATCGTGAATCAATTGCTTGATCATTGTATAAAATGTCACATGAGGTCAGTCAGGGATAAGTTTTCATCTCTGGAGCCAAAGTGATTTAACATATTCAAATTTCTTATCTGGTGATTTGTGCTTGGCCAACTGTCAAGAACGGAAAAATGTTAAGCTCCTTATTTTTTCACCTCaggaaaggtgaaaaaaaaagaggtgactTTTATAATTAAGGAATCAATTAAGGAATCATCAAAATCAGTGCCTTGTCAATAACCTTGTTTTTGTCGTGGTTTCATTTCTCAGCCTGTGCAATTACGACAAGAATCAGGGTAAGGCCAGTTCAGGGAACAAAGACACCGACATGAAAGCCCAGTGAGCCCTTTTAGGAAAGTGCAAGGTAAAGATCGTAAATTTTCATAAAATTGGACAATTTTGTTGTAGGCTAAATCTCATAATGGAACTTATTGTCTCATGCCCAATTATTCAGTACATCTGTATAGAGAATACCTGTGGAGCAACTGTTACGCCCGAATGCCGggaaaatgttaaagaaaacagggtggggaaaaaaacacacgagCTCGACACGGAGTATGTTCTCTTTATATCGtcatactctctctctcttttttattctttgcgctggaaaacaaacaggcaTTAACAATCAACCGCCGCGCAGCACACATCCGCCACAGGCCTGGGAGGCAAAAGCAGCCGAACACATACTAAGTGAtcacttcaacattttttacatttttaactcaaaacacataaaatgtatgaattattattctttttttaactcTCCTTTCGGAGGACTTGCCATGTTAGCATTATgaactacatttttaaattagaaAATCATGAATTATtgtcagttatgttttaacCATAACTATTATAACCATGACACATCCACAAAACCTTTacactttcagttttgttttattactactgattactccttttgaaaagtaacttaGTTAATTTACTAATTACTTGATTCTAAAAGTACTTGGTTGGTGTACTTGGATTCTAAAAGCtggattacaagttactttcaGCAACTGCCACCCCCCGACCAACTttttcttcaactctccccaaTTTACTGGTTTTGCTCCAACAGTTTTGAGACTTCTAAGTCTTTCCCTCCGTTGCTGTTTacgtttgtgttgctgtgtggtattacaataatgaaaacgtgacttgtcgcatACGTGACATCAAGACACAAGGCGCAAGTACTTGGATAAGTAAGTAATCTGAGTACCGACTTGGAAATCGAAACGTGCTACTCGATTACTAGAAAAAAGATTTGATTACTCGTTACTGAAACAAGTAGTCAGATTAGTAACTAGGTAACTTGTTACCGCCATCACTGATTGAGTCCGGACTCTATTCTCCATCCTGTGGGGGTGACAATCACAATCTCTACTCTCAGACACACGGTTGTCCTCATATGACCTGATGATGTAATGTTAGCAGGGTCTGTAagacatttttatgaaaaaaaaattttgatCCTATTTTGCCACCACTCACCTCACTTAGTGGAAATTATGCCATTTGTTAACATATTGACTTGATGTtaggcattttgttttttaaccacaACCGTGTGACGTTGGGTATCTCCTGGGCACAGTCTCCTCCAGGTTCACTCACAGATTTTCAACTCTTGAACTCTTGCAGGTTTATTCCAAAACAATCTTTGTTTGATAAAGTAGATGCCACAAGGTTTTGGTGCTATGCATGATGCCctatgtcatttttttgttttccatccaTGTAATATCATCAGTAATTTCTTGGGAGTCTTTACATTGACAATAGCAGTGTGCTGTATTGTGTTAGTAGCActgcaatttttaaaataaatgtgaaaaggtTCAATTTGATTTGTCCTGTGATTTATCCTGGTCCTCTTTCAGGATATGTCTTCGTCTGCTCCAGTGCTTGGCATGTTAGGATGCCAAGCCACTTGAAAGGATTGGTGGGTTCCTGCCTTGTCATCCCTTGTAGGTTTGACTACAATAAATATCCACCTCAGAGACCAGATCGTGTTGTTTGGTACCAGTATGTGAGTCTTGGATATCCTTTAGTTTATGATGACTGGCACCCAACTTAAGTCATTGACATATTCATGACATGGAAATACACAAGCCTATAGGACTGGATATGGGAAGACATGCAGCCTAAAGATCGAACCACTGACCTGGAGTCATCACAGACAGAAGCTTTATCCCTGGGTGGATCCAGAGAATATTAGGAAAAGCACCCACGAATTCTATGATACAACTGTAATGATTGAAGTAGNNNNNNNNNNNNNNNNNNNNNNNNNNNNNNNNNNNNNNNNNNNNNNNNNNNNNNNNNNNNNNNNNNNNNNNNNNNNNNNNNNNNNNNNNNNNNNNNNNNNNNNNNNNNNNNNNNNNNNNNNNNNNNNNNNNNNNNNNNNNNNNNNNNNNNNNNNNNNNNNNNNNNNNNNNNNNNNNNNNNNNNNNNNNNNNNNNNNNNNNNNNNNNNNNNNNNNNNNNNNNNNNNNNNNNNNNNNNNNNNNNNNNNNNNNNNNNNNNNNNNNNNNNNNNNNNNNNNNNNNNNNNNNNNNNNNNNNNNNNNNNNNNNNNNNNNNNNNNNNNNNNNNNNNNNNNNNNNNNNNNNNNNNNNNNNNNNNNNNNNNNNNNNNNNNNNNNNNNNNNNNNNNNNNNNNNNNNNNNNNNNNNNNNNNNNNNNNNNNNNNNNNNNNNNNNNNNNNNNNNNNNNNNNNNNNNNNNNNNNNNNNNNNNNNNNNNNNNNNNNNNNNNNNNNNNNNNNNNNNNGTTGGCTACAGAtggggaggagtcgtggtttagacttaactctcccatcATTGGTGGTCAGGTCGGTCCCGACCTCCAGCCACTCTGATCCTCCATTCCCCAGAGATAAACAACCCCTCTATTGTTGTCTGTCTCACATGCTTTGGTGTGAATCCCTTTTCGATATGGCAAGGTCAGCTACTTGTTTGTATCCCCTCATTTGAGGCCCTCAGACAGATGTTCTATATATCTAACTAACCTTACCACTGTCATGAGACTCTCCTCCTTTTGATCAAATGTATGTTAGTAATTTGAATACACAATTGTTGATTACGTCAATGTCCACACATCTAATATAAATCACATACGGTTATTGATTACACCAGTGTCCACACATTTAGTTCAAGTCACTTCTATGTGCTGAAAATGTTAGTATTGTTAATGTCCTCACTTCTAAATGTTAATcttaagaaaaatgtaaatactctaatattaataatgtcaACAGTGGTTagacaacacaagtttaattgcattttaacaatatatttttgGAAGCGATAGctccatttatttatatagtaggcacaaaaaaaaaagatttaagatgttttatcctcaaaaagattaaatagaaatacagcttttatcagttttatcAGTTATCTGTTAAACTCAGGAGTAGGATGaaagagagacatgaaatc contains:
- the LOC125015854 gene encoding uncharacterized protein LOC125015854 isoform X3 → MMSGLSPFILRSYIIGYLFVCSSAWRVMMPSHLKGLVGSCLVIPCRFDYNKYPPQRPDRVVWYQYVSRGYPLVYDDWHPTYVIDIFRGKTQAYRSGYGKTCSLKIEPLTWSHHRQKLYPWVDPENIGKSTHEFYDTTVMIEVVDTVDPPNLQIYGAKKVGHSVDVHCSVYHTCPTKPPTLSLNIPHGNQDRTVELTDGTFKTTLKATLLIENDSQRVVCSVRYPTGHTKSTSSNINAECSILPLTISSTSNEFLEGYPSKVICTATYTCSKHRPTLTWSYGNMPTSTATTKEAQWKTVSTLTFTSSANDQGRSLTCYAVFSNGERQETSITLQVKKHAQEPQLSISGIPRVGEQSTVSCSVRHTCLSAPPTLTLNGVTGTDNMVDTLVSDGIWERTLERSWTVEEENQNVKCTVSYPTGGQTAASELPLNVECPYEEIKMVEPPGETTEGVAKSVICSVTYKCKKNTPTIRWNYEEMQSSLKTKKMPDNKYTTVSNLTFIGSMDDDGKPLTCTAKFVSGETSDSASLHIKKYEKPVDPHENDTFSVLVADVPFRFSALPRSCVVIPCSFQHEQDEPMTRGIWSKKKGGVVYHNGQSHVLDHFKGRTRMLGNLNEGNCSLEIDDIKPFDNGPFCFHAEKGDDQYRFNNSCVFVVMKASPGKPEMTTIPAEVDADSTLTVSCSVTHTCPSHAPQFSWSVPSITSDVSHTLMSGGVWQTTSTITFRAAGVRNLTCTATFWPENQQASTVQLNVKEPLSFTPVIAVPLVVLILIILAVVLGVFICRRRRHTEDSMKPPPRPEKRRSMWDRLSRRYAEDRERPPRPEKRRSLWSRFSRMEDDRISWQNERRPRNSFWSRFSRRQDNVANVSVGYLNNTNTVITHTHGSKPRFPSPKNNRKKPHNVRPEDYQLYSNM